TATTTTAATTTTCACTAGACGACTGAAATGTAAGTCGTTCAGAAAAATCAAACTTCTGAAATTATCCAGTCTTCATTGTATAAACTGAATTTATCATCTTCAGATAAGGCATCGTTCGATTCGTCGAACATATCAAAACGGCTTTTAAATTTGTCATCTTCTTCGTCAACTTCGTCTTCTCTGCCTACTTTGTTTCTCCGCCTTCCTTTTAACTAGCTCAATTTTATGTCTTTGTCGTCGCGAAAACAATAATTACCGGATTCATAAGATTTCAGAAATAGATGAATGAAAATAATAAAAATGAGAAAATAAAAGTAAATGAAGAAGATATTTCAAAATATCAGGTATGGGTATCAAAAGAAGAAGGTAGATGAAGAAGAAGAAGAAGAAAAAGATGATGATGAAGAAGAAGATGAAGATGAAGAACAAGACACGACGTCTTTAACATAAACCCTAATTTTGACTGTCGTAATATTAATAATGACTTGGAAAATAAATTTTGATGACATGGAAAATCGGTAAGGCAGCAACAAAACGAACTTATAACTCACCTTAATAAATCAGCCATAACTACAAATGTAAGTCATTCGCAGGGTGAATACTATATCATTAATTAATCTTTCGCTAATAAATCAGTAGAAACTAGACTGGAAAACATTAAGCCTGCTGTATTTTCAAATAACTTAGCCGTCAAATGAATGATATTCTAGTAATTAATCTTTTGCTAATAGGTCAGCTGTAATTAAGCTGAGTTTACTGTTAATCAAGCTCATTACGGCTGAAAATACGAAAACCAGCCATAATACCTCCAATAAGTCAGCTGTAGATTAAATAACTCAGCCAGCTCATGATCACTAAATCAGTCGGAGAAACAAAAATCAGCCATGTCTTATCTAAAAGCCTAGTGAAATTACAGCTCAACCCCTTGTGACCAAACATAAAAATAGAAGCCATTTTTACGAATATATCCCCAGTAAATCGTCTGAGTCGTCTGAGATGTTGGAAGTCGTCTGGACGACTGAAGTGTAAGTCGTCTGGTACCGGTTTATTTTAAAAATAATTTATAAATCTTGTAAAAAAATATTTTGATGCGTGAAAAATAAAAATCAAGTAATTATAAACAGTTTTAAGTGATATAAATTAAGATATGATAAAATTGATTTGTTTTGAAGATAGATGAGTGGAAGTAGTGAATCATGAAATACTTTGGTTTAGGAGTTTGGCAAACATATGTTGTAGTATTGTATGTATTGTTATGGTTAGATTTTGGAAAACTAAAATGTTTTTTTCAAAAATTATTTTTCACTTATATGTGTTTATTTATGTGTATAGTAAACACTTTTCAAGTTTGATTTGATTTTATGAAGTCTTTAATTAGATAATTAAGTTTAGGGGTTATGTTTAGGGTGTGGACGACTTATATTTTAGTCGTCTGTTGAATAATTTACTCGGACGACTTACATTTCAGTCGTCTGGTGAAGAAATTAAAACAGATGACTTACATGTAAGTCGTCCAAATATTCCCGCCTAAAATTTTTTAAAAAAATTATTTTCCCGCTTAAATAATTTAAACAAGACGACTTACTTGTAAGTCGTCTGGAAAGTCTTCTATTTTAGTTTCCCGCTAAAAATATTTAATTTCCCGCTAAAATAATTAAACTCTTCTGGACGACTTGTCGTCTGTTTTAATTTCTTCACCAGACGACTGAAATATAAGTCGTCCACACCCTAAACATAACCCCTAAACTTAATTATCTAATTAATGACTTCATAAAATCAAATCAAACTTGAAAAGTGTTTACTATACACATAAATAAACACATATAGGTGAAAACTAATTTTTGAAAAAAACATTTTAGTTTTCCAAAATCTAAGCCTAACAATACATACAATACTACAACATATGTTTGCCAAACTCCTAAACCAAAGTATTTCATGATTCACTACTTCCACTCATCTATCTTCAAAACAAATCAATTTTATCATATCTTAATTTATATCACTTAAAACTGTTTATAATTACTTGATTTTTATTTTTCACGCATCAAAATATTTTTTTACAAGATTTATAAATTATTTTTAAAATAAACCGGTACCAGACGACTTACACTTCAGTCGTCCAGACGACTTCCAACATCTCAGACGACTCAGACGATTTTCTAGGGCTATATTCGTAAAAATGTCTTCTGTTTTTTTGTTTGGTCACAAGGGGCTGAGCTGTAATTTCACTAGGCTTTTAGGTTAGTTTTGCATTTGATTCAAGTTTGGGTATAAGTTTGGGGTTAAAATCAAGTTGTGGGTTAGTTTTGGCAAAAACCCTACTTTATTACAAAATTCAGCAGTTGTCCAAAAAAGATTAGTGTTTACATTGGTTGCTTATATGCAAGGCATGAAGACCCGCACATGGTCCGCCATGATTAATGCCAAAATTAATATTCTTGTTGTCTTCATTATAAACTATTTACTGTATTTAATTTAAGCAAAGGCAAATTCGCTTTTACGTGTAATGCAGCGAGCAACTTAATTTTAAACTAAACAATACTGTATTATCCATTGGTGTATTATTATAGAAAGTTGTAACGTAACAGTCAATTCGTAACCACCTTTTGTATTTCCTAATTCAAGATATATATGGTACAATCTAATTAACGATTTAAAGTTGTAGGTTTAACAAGATATAGCATAAGGTACCCGGTTGATTGCAACCACATATATAAAAATATTCACATCTGGTAATTTTTGTTTGTTTAGTTGATCTACACAATTGATCAATTTATAGTGGATATATATTTTATTAGTTTAGATTTTACATGATGATTTGCTATAAAACTATATCCGATTTTATTGATTTGCAAAAGAAAAAAAAAACAATGCCCCTACAACTTTAGAACAATTTGTACTATAAACTCGATACAAAGCAATAATTAGTGAGGCTCGTAGATATAAGTGCATACATACCCTTCATATGAACTACTAAAATGGATAAGTTATTAACAGATTTAGAAATACGTACGTACATGTGGTCCTCTATACATATAGGCATCATAGCTAGATTAGATAAAGAAGATGAGATCATATAGAGACAGAAATGTAGAGGATAACGAGGATACATGTGGATAGGCTGGTAGTTTCCAGAGTTAACTACAAAATGCTAGCATGATCCACAAAATGCATGTGTTAACAGTTAACAAAACTGATTCAGTATGCATGTGTGTGCTAACCCTTTTTTTAATAGTGGCAGTTCAATTTCGACCCGTATTTTTCAATTTCAAAACAAAATTAACATTGATGTATTCCAAAAGTAATACAGAATCAGCTTCGTGTCTCCGACTCTCCGTGGACCGATTCGAAAATTCTTAGCCGTGATCAAGTTTGTCGTTCTAACGTTCTACTTAACAACTACGCATGCATATAACTTGTGTGAACCGAAACAATAATTTTTAATGTCTCAAAAAAATGAAAAACTATGTAGTAGAAAATTTAGTAATATCTACCCATTAATAACTCGTGTACCTAGTTACATAAAAAAAAACTCCTGTACTTAGATTTGGTAATTAACGAACGGCAAAACTATATATAAGGTAGAATTAAAGAATAACTCGTTCATTTTAGCAGCGTCGCGTTAATCACATTTTAAGAAGTGGACACAAAAGTCAAATATGTCGAAATAAACATTTCTTAATATCTATAATTATCAATCGAGACTAAAGTGCATACAAACATTTATTCTAACAGGATTTTAAACTGAACCAGATTCGTTTTTTTCAACAAAACACGGCCAGACCGGTTTGATCTGGTGGTCCAGTTTTTTTCAACAAAACTGAACCATACTATACTAATTGTTTGAAAAAAACATTTATTCTAACATTTTACCAAAAAAACATTTATTCTAAAATCATTGTATCATATATGCCTAGTTGACCTTATTATATATCTTTATAGGTTAGAATAAATCAAAACACAGTTCTGAATTATGCTCTCTAGTCTATACTCCTATCATCAGTGTTATGTACTTTGTATATTCGTTATCGTATAACACACAACAGACTTCCACCTAATGTGCAGAATTATTTATAATATTATAAGAAAAGGAACATTATCCTTAATTAGGATCAGAGTTAAACAAAAATAAACGTAAAAGATATATTTCCGTGGATGAGATGAGATATCCAGCTCGAGAATGAAAACTGTGTTGGATCTTGTCATCTACAGACTACAAGTGCAACGATCACTCACACAACTCTCTCAGAAGTCGATGGGGACAAAGCGGATAGCCTGTCTAGTCCGAAACGTGTAGTAGCTTAGTAGCTTTGTAGAAACAAAAGCAAATTGTAACACACTATTATAAGATAAAAGAAGATTCAATTGTTTTCATTTGGGATTCAATGGCGTTAACTCCAAAGTATCTGAATGAAACAAAACTGAATCATATCATGATACAATTTGGCTTCTGCCAGAAACAATCAAATCAATCTGCTGATCCTCATATATTAGCCTCGATGAATTCCCGGTACTCTTTCTTCATCTTCACACCCGATATAGTCCTGCACACACTCGTCATCTTTAGCCAAACCTGATCACAATAATCCTATTAATGAAAGAACGCATCCCAACCTGAGCATTTCCTTGTTCTTGAAGAACTGCACACATGGCGTTCCCATGATTCCGGCTGCTTCAGCAATTTCTTGATCTTCCTCTATATCAATCTCAACAAAATGCACATCATTGTTATGCTCATCGACCACCTGCAACAGCAATAAGACTAATGTACCGATGGTTGGAAAATCAGGAAAGAAGCAAATGCTTAGTCAGGAAGAGTCACCTTGTTCAAGATTGGCTTCAGAGTCCTACAGGGGCCACATGTTGGCGACGTGTATAATACACATATAACTCTTGAACTCTCATGGTATAACTTTCTAAGAGCATACTAAAAGCAGGGAAAGTGGGAAACAAAACACAAGACGTAAGATGTGAGGCAGAGAAAATGCTTGTAATAAAAAGTTAATAAGGTTCATATAGATCACCTGTCCCCGATGCTTTGTAAGAGTAACGTCGAACTTTTCTTGGACATCCCGCTGTGTGAACTCTTTCTTGGTCTCTTCAGTTTGTGGCTGCCACATGGCAAAACATGAACATTGAAAGAGTGCAAGCCTTGTGAAGTATGCAAATGAATACATTAATTTTTGACAATATCATTCATACCTGGTGAAATTCAACAAGAAGATTGTTACTTGTGAGGTATCTCTCAGCTGACAAAGCGGCTATGCATCCTGATCCAGCAGCAGTTACAGCTTGTCTCCATTCATGGTCCTAGAATGAGAAATGGGATAGTAGCTCACACAATTATCGAACCAATATGACTTCAAAGAGTTAATAGCAATACCGAAATATAACTAAAAGTTCCAAAGCATAACCTGCACATCTCCTGCAGCAAATACACCTTCAACTGATGTATTAGATGTTCCTTCGCGAACCAACACGTACCCCGAGCTGTCGAGTTCCACTTGGCCTTCCAGTAACTGACTATTCGGCGAATGTCCAATTCCATAAAACAATCCTTTTGCCTCGAGCTCGGTTTCTTCTCCGGTATCAACTCTTCTGAGTAGAAGGCCAGACATCTGTCCCTTGGTGTTGCTCAATACGTCCACCGTTTCCGTGTTGTAATGCACTGTGATGTTTGGATTGTTGTTCACTCTGAAACATTCGCCATAACCAACCTGTTAAAAAAACACTCAGGGTGTTGAAAAGACTCAACTTACAGTGTGCTCATTAGTCTATAATCCCAAATCCCAACAACGACGGAGATAAGCGTTTTACTGGTTGGTTATAGAATGTTCTGATTTGGTTTTCTAACTCCACAGCCTGACAAATTACATTTCCTAGAGTAAAGTATGACTCCGAAGCTAATAATACAATAACCAGTAAACACTCACCTATCTTGCATGGCCTTGGAGGCTCTCAACTGGTCTCTACGAACAAGCAAATGAACATGACCAGCATATTTCGTGAGGTACAAAGCTTCCTCTGTCGCCGTATCTCCTCCTCCAACCACAGCGAGTACTTGCCCCTTAAACAAAGGCGAAGCGCCATCACAAATCGCACAAGCACTAATTCCCCTACTCCAGAACTCTTCCTCTCGCGGTAGTCTCAGCCTCTTTGCTGTAGCTCCGGTGGCATAAATGATACTATGGCACTTGACCTACAAAACCAAACCCAAATAATAACAACTCCGTCAGTATAAACACAACACTGGTTGATATACAAAGAGATTTATCAATGTGTATAGAACCTCACAAACTAATCCTAAGAGCTTATGTTCATCAGATCAACGAAAAAGCATCTGCACTAGAAGAACTAATGAAATCTCCAAGACTATCAACACTAGTCTCTACCTTCAATAGTGTTAAACACACATCTTGAATCTCTACCTACTTTGAACTAACAAAAGGAGTGACATGCAGAGAAAAATAATCACCTTACGTTCACTACTCTGCACAGTAAAAGGAGCAGTTCCTACACTAAGAGACTCAACATCCTCTGGATACAACTCTGCTCCCCACCGCTCAGCCTGCTTCCTCATACTACACAAAATCAAAAAGACTGACTCAGAAACTGATCAGTGAATCAAAATGCTTATATTGATCATATCCAATTCCTCACTTCTCCATTAAATCAGGACCAGTAATCCCCTCAGGGAACCCCGGAAAATTCTCAACCTCGGTGGTCGTCATCAACTGTCCGCCGGGAACTCCGCCCATCTGATACCCTTCGAAAACCACCGGCTTCAAATTGGCTCTCGCGGCGTATATAGCCGCCGTGTAGCCGGCGGGACCGGAGCCTATAATCACTACGTTCTCGATCACCTCGCCTGCCAAAATTAGGAGCTCGATTACTCGTGCGGCACTGCAAAGTACACAGTCGAAAGAGTAAGTAATAAGATTACCTGAAGAAGACGGTGAATCGGCGGAAGCGGAGACGCTGAGGCGAGGGAGGGAATCTGAGCGAGTTCGGCGGAGGATGAACGGGGAACCGCGGCGTGAAGTAGTGAGAGAGAAGAGATGAGGCGGAGGAGAGAGGGCGGCGACTCGGTGAGTCGACACGGAGCCGAGTCCGATGCCTGCAGCCATTTGTTTTTTGCCCTTCTTCACCTTACGCGCCAAAGCATATTATCTCTTTGCTCTTTTAGTCCTCATGTTTAAGAGCTTCTCAGCCGTTGGATCTAAGAGTTCTCTCTTTTGGTGACACGTGTCGATTGTAGAGATGTGTGTTGTTGACGGAGGATAATCCAATTGCATTTTAATAAGTGGACGGACGCTTTAGCCTTTTTCTTTATCTATTAGGC
The DNA window shown above is from Brassica oleracea var. oleracea cultivar TO1000 chromosome C3, BOL, whole genome shotgun sequence and carries:
- the LOC106327945 gene encoding NADPH-dependent thioredoxin reductase 3-like, with amino-acid sequence MAAGIGLGSVSTHRVAALSPPPHLFSLTTSRRGSPFILRRTRSDSLPRLSVSASADSPSSSGEVIENVVIIGSGPAGYTAAIYAARANLKPVVFEGYQMGGVPGGQLMTTTEVENFPGFPEGITGPDLMENMRKQAERWGAELYPEDVESLSVGTAPFTVQSSERKVKCHSIIYATGATAKRLRLPREEEFWSRGISACAICDGASPLFKGQVLAVVGGGDTATEEALYLTKYAGHVHLLVRRDQLRASKAMQDRVNNNPNITVHYNTETVDVLSNTKGQMSGLLLRRVDTGEETELEAKGLFYGIGHSPNSQLLEGQVELDSSGYVLVREGTSNTSVEGVFAAGDVQDHEWRQAVTAAGSGCIAALSAERYLTSNNLLVEFHQPQTEETKKEFTQRDVQEKFDVTLTKHRGQYALRKLYHESSRVICVLYTSPTCGPCRTLKPILNKVVDEHNNDVHFVEIDIEEDQEIAEAAGIMGTPCVQFFKNKEMLRTISGVKMKKEYREFIEANI